AATAATTATGTTGACCCGTTCAACACGAATTATCAGCCCGATTTCTCTGTAAGTGAAAAAGATGTTTCCTTCACGGAGGAAGACTTGGTTTTTCAAAATGACGAAACGCACAAAGAAGCTATTCATGTCAATAGGACAAGATACCAGGATGATCCGTTTAAAACCTTAAATCCTAAGAACGGTAAGTCAAACAGGTCAATAAAGGATTATCTCAGGAGTTATACGTTTTTGTTTATGGCAATTATAATCGGGTGGATTTCATTCCTTGTTTACACTGGAAATACTGAATCAAATGATTCTATGTTTGCTTCAAGTGATTTAATGAATAATCTGAATTTTTCTCCCGGTGACGCTATAGCTAAAAGTAATATGTCGGGTGAATTATCAGGCAAATATGACTTATCCGAATCAGGTATTCCTATCGAGGAAATTGTTAGTGTGAGCAATGGTTTCTCGGATATTAAATACAATGTTCTCTATACAGAATCCGGAATTAATAAATTCAGCATCATTGAATCCACTTGGAGTAATGAACTTTCAGCAGGAAAGAGGGTTAATGAACTAAATTATTCAGGTATTTTATCGGGTAAATCTGTTTCAGTAAAACTGTCAATTCTTGATGGTAAGAATATTTACAGAGTTATCATTTCAGATTACGATAAACTAATAGACGCAAGACGGGATATTTCAAAATTGAAAGAACCGGTTAAACAAATTACAAAAAATTACTAAAATGGGGAAAAAATCAGGGCACAACAGTTATTTCGAGAGTCTGGGATTGAAAGACGAAGATTTCATCTTCAATAACAACGAAGAAGAAACAATTAGCACGGATTCTTCTAAATTGAATTCTCTAAATTTTAATTCGACGAACTTTAACGACGATCCCTTTAAAATTCTAAGAGGTAATCAGAAAGAGACTTCTAAAAAGTCAACATCAGCATTTATAAAGGTATTTACGATTCTTTTTATGCTTATTCTGGCCGGATGGGTTATCTTCGTTATTTACTCCGGTAGTGATGCTGATACGCTGCGTGGTAACAGATTGAAAAATAAAATTAGTATTTCGCCTGATGACTTACAAGCGAAGCAAAATAATAATAACGAAAATAAAATTAACAAATAATTACAACAATAAGATCATGACTTCCAGTGAACAGAATATATTTAAGAATCTCGGCGATCACCTGAACGACGATAGTAAAAATAAACAGTCTATTGATGATAAAATTAAAGAAATTGAAGAAAGAATTCGTGGACTGTACGAAAATAAATCGTCGCAGAATAGCAATATAAGCCGTAAACAGATAGAAAACGATCTGTACCTTAAACAGAAACTTGATTCTTTCAGGGAGAACCTTCAAGATTCATCACCCGAGATGAAATCAACTATCAAAGACCCGGTTCTTAATGTTGATGGTACACACAGCCTATTTTCTCAGGCAGCTGGTAAATATTCTGATTATTCAGAGAAGGAAGAAGATCTGTCCGGAACTATCAGTGATATACAGGATAGAATTTCAAAACTCAATATGTTAACAGATAGTCAATCATTAAGTAACAAATCTGAAGAAGTCACAGCTGATAAATTATCCGATAAAGAACGAGCATTATTCACAAAAATGTTTAATGCTTTTTATGAAGAATCAAAAAAGATAGATAAAAAGTCAAACGAAGATTTACTGAAAGACAAACTTGAACACTTTGACGAGAAAATTAGTAGTATGAAAGAGGGATTATCATCTCTTTCTTCTGATGAACAGGAGTTAAAACATGATTCAAATGTTAAATTAGACGAAACAACAAAGGTTGAAGAGAAAGTTGTTTTAAAATCAGATCGCACTCAAAAGAAAGTCGAATCTAAGCAAGTCGCACCTCACGGTCCGATAACAATAAGACCGAAACAAAAGAAAGAAGGTCTCTTTAACGATATAAACCTGACTGAAGACTATGAACTCGGTTTTAGATTCCACGAGCTTGGTTTTAAAACAGGCTTCTTTAATGTAAAACTTGATGAAGATGATGATGCTTCCCGTATTGCAACAGCAGAATTTTTCCCAAATACTTTCTGGTCTGCCGTAAAACAGCGCTCCAGATGGGTTGCAGGGATAGTATTTCAAAATTGGAAATCTCATAAATGGTCAGGTAATTTAGTAACAAAATACTTTCTGTTCAGAGATAGAAAATCCGTCTTCAGCTTCTTCAGCGCATTTCTTTCAAATGTGGTGCTTCTGTACCTCTTGTTTGCGGTGCTTAGTAAGATATTTCAGTGGACGCACGTTAACTCACTTGTTGGTCACAGTTCAGTCCTCTGGCTGCTTATGATTTCAAACCTGATATTTATGATTTCCAGGTTATCACATAGATTTATTTTTACATACAACTGGTATGGCTTCAGTTATGCTTTCTTCAGTTTATTCAGATTACCAGTAGATACAATCGTTAATTTCTTTGCAATTGCCCGATCCTTCAGCGTTTACAAAAACACAAAATCGAAAGCAAAAGTCGTCTGGGATTCAACGACGCACTATTAATCTGAATCCCAAAATATTATTGTAATTTAATTTTTACATTATATTCAGCGGATTTCTACGTCTAATAAACAGCATAAAAAAACTATATGACAAATAAAAAGAATATACTATTTATTCTCGGAACAAGACCCGAAATTATTAAACTATTCGTTCTGTACAGAGAACTGAAAAATTCATGTGAATTTAATCCAATACTTTTTAACTCTGCACAGCAGACTATTTCTGAGGATATTCTTTCGTATTTAGATTTGAAGTTCGATATGTCAGCGGAAGAAATACCAAACCGAAGTGCTGACCTGGAACTGTTTGTTGCACATCTTATGCAGGACCTTAACAGACAGTTTGTTAAAGGAGAATCAGGTCTAAGCATAAATGACGTACACGGCGTTGTCGTTCAGGGCGATACTGCGTCTGCTTATGCAGGTGCTGTTTGGAGTTTCTTGAATCAGATTCCTGTATTTCACGTGGAAGCTGGGCTTAGAACTTTCGATCATCTGAATCCATTCCCCGAAGAGTTCTTCAGAGAATCAATAGGTAGAGTCTCTGCCCTTAATTTCTGTCCTACTAAAATAAGCTATGGAAATCTGATTAGAGAAGGTATTAGTGAAGATAAATGCTTTATAGTTGGTAATACTATAAATGACGCAATCGTAACTCTTTTAAATGAGAAAAAAATTATTGAATATCCTGAAAAGGATTATATTCTAAGTACTTTGCACAGACGAGAAAACTGGGATAAAGTAAAAGATTATTCTTCGATTATTAATAAACTTTTGAAAAAAGATAAAACCCGGAGAAAAATTGTTCATCTTCTGCATCCAAATCCTGCAATTAGAAAAAGCTTTTCTGAAGGTCTCGTTGATGGTACTCATGAGCTGTTCGAGATTAAAGATCCGGTAAACGATTATTTTGCAATGCTTGGTATGGTTAGAAATGCGCATACTGTTATATCAGATTCAGGTGGCTTGCAGGAAGAAACACTTTTCTTCAACATTCCTTGTGGTATTATGAGAAGAGTCACAGAACGTCCTGAGGTTCTTGATAAAAATGCAAAACTGCTGAATTTCGATTATGATGAGGTGGCTAACTTTATCGACTATGCAGAATATTTCAAAAGCAACGTGAATAATGAATATGATTACACTTTCGGGAATGGTGATACAAGTAAAAAGATCTTTGAATTACTTAAAAAGTATTATTATAAATAATTATCGAATGAAAAAAGTATTAATAGTACATACATTGAAAACAGAGTTAAACAACTATAAAAGATTCTTCAATAACATGTTTTTTTGAATATTTTAGGATGTATCATGGCATGGTATTTGAATGATGATAAATATTATAAATTAAAATAAAAACTATGAAAAAGAGATTTTCGCTTTGCTTATCAGTTTTTTTATTGATGAGTTTTCTCTCAGTCGCTGGATTTTCTGACGACAGGGGAATAACCGAAGTGCATTACACTTCCTTAGGAAATGGGACTAATAATGTTTCATTCTTAAATCCTTATACAAACACTACTCAAAATACTTGGGCTGGTGTGATTCTTGGAAAAATTGATGATGGAGACATATCAGGTTTCTATTGCATTGATATCAGGAATTATATAGGTGGAACTACTGAGATATATAATGATTCAAGTTATTCTAAAGTCTCGATTAATTACATTCTGCTAAACTACATGCCGTATAAACAACACCCGTATTCCGGTGCGCATAGTGATGTAAATATCGAAGCTGCAGCCGTACAGTGCGCAATATGGCATTTTAGCGATAATGTAGATGCAAACACAATTAATAATTCCTCTGTTAAAACAAGAACATTACAGATAATTGCGGATGCAGCAGCTCATCCTGATTTTGGGACTCCTATAAAAAACATTCAGATTGTACCTGTTAACGTCATACCGGATCCGCTGGTTCCAGCAGTCTTAAAAGTTAAAGTGGTCAACGAACTTGGAGTGGGTATTCCTAACGTTACTGTCTCTCTTTCTGCAACTACAGGTACTTTAAGTACTTCTTCTCTCGTTACTGGTCCGGATGGTTTCACTCCAACCTTTACAGTCACGAAAAATACATCTTTTAACACAAAGATTTCCGCAAGTTCGAATTATATAGTACTTTCTCCCGGAACAATTTTTATTCATAGTTTAAATCCAGATGTAAAACAAAAAATTACTCTTGCTCAGGCTAAGAGCGGTAATAAGATTGATTTTTGTGAAATTACATGGGATTCAACCAGCGGTGGTAACGGCGGAGGTCTTGAATCTTCTTACGATCTGGGTGAATTATTGCTTCAAAGATACATGAAAATAAGAAGCGGACAAACAGAGAGAATGCTTGCACAAACTAACTTTATGTTTGCTCCAAATTATTTGCTACAGGATGTAATTCCTGTAAATGGACCGTTTAATTCATTTGCGGTGGAAACAACTCCTTTTGATATTCTTGGTATTTCAAATGCAACTTCCGCTTTTGCATGTGATTATAAAGTTAACTCAAATAGAGTCGGAGCTGTATTCGCAACTACAACAAATCCGCCCGATGTTTACAATCACACTAAAGCAACTTGCGACCGATATTCGAAATATGAATTAATTGACCTCAAAGGTGTGAACCTTAACAGCAGAGATTTCTATATGGCAAAATTGCTTAATCCGAGAAAAAATGTTACGGATTATTCAATAACATTCAGCGTTTATGAAACAGTTACTGGATTTATTGTCGATAACAAATGGACAATTCAAGAGCATCAGGTCCCTTCAGGGGCTATCAATGTCTATAATTTCCAGGCATGGGCTGGTACAGAATTTTCCGCAAAAGAAATCGTTACAAATATTATTTCAAAGCTCAATACTTTGAAATCTGTATCATACGTCGGAACCCAGATAATTAATCCTGAGATATACATAAAGAAAGCAAGTTATGACAACGACGGAAAGTTGAGATTTAAATTTTCCAACAGCACTACTGTAGCTAAAACACTTCCGTTCACTGTAACTTATAGACCTCAGCAGGGCATGCCCGAGCAAACAACAACTATTAATATTAACATTCAACCTGAAGTATCCGAAGTTGTAGTTCCTTTCGGTTATCTTTCAGGAGCAAACATCACAATGAACTGTGAGAACGGATTTAAAGATGCAGTTTTTGTAGGTGGAGGGTTATACGCACCGTTTGCTGGTCCGAATAGCGTTATCAGCGGATTTGAAAATATAGTCAATACAACTCCTCAGTTCCCGTCGGGTACTATGGCATTTACTGGTGGAGCAAGAATTTACGGTTATACAAACGATGTACTCTATATTGGACGGTCTCTTGATGCAACATACGAGGGTATCAGCCTTACTAATTTTAACAAAATTAGATTCGAAGCCAAAGGTACAGGCGTTTTGACTGTTCAGCTGGAAGCTTGGGCTAACAACCAGTATTACTATCCATACGTAAACATAAACCTTACAAGCGACTATTCAATTCATGAAATTCCTCTAAGCAGTTTCATGGTTAATGGTGCACCTGCGGACTTAAACACAGTATCACTCGTATTATTCAAACAGGAAGTTTTACATAATCCTTCTATGACCTATTCCGACTTTTCCGTTAAGGGTGCTGGAATTATTCCGAACACAGTCGGTATTTCTGGTGTTGAAACACAGGTAAAGGATTTTGAACTATCACAAAACTATCCGAATCCGTTCAACCCGGTTACTAACATAAATGTAAGTATTCCGAGAGAAGGTTTTGTCACTCTTAAAGTGTACAACATGCTTGGACAGGAAGTAGCTGTTCTTCTTAATGGAAATATGAAACCCGTTAGTAATTTTAAAGTTACTTTCGACGGCAGTAAACTTCCAACCGGTGTCTATGTTTATAAACTTTCTTCAACAGACGGAACCTCGTTAATTAAGAAAATGACATTAATAAAATAAATTATTAGGGGCTGGCTTTATAAAGCCAGCCTCTTTAAAGTTTTTAAGATTTTTGTAAATCAAATTATTAGGAAATGATAAAAGTTAGAATCATTAAAACAGCGTGTCTGTTATTGCTGGTTTTTACAGCATTTGCAGGCCCGATTATGGGCCAGGATCTTGGGACTAAATACAAACAGGATAGGTATAAAATCCCTGTTCTGCCGGACATTAATAAATTGTTTGGCAATCCTAATTACGCTCCTATGAGTGTTATTAAACAGGATTTTATCCTGACTCTAAGGGATAATGCATTAATGGACGCATCTAAGTTTTATCCTTCTCAGCCTAATCCTTATTTGCCTGAAGGTTACCCTGTCGTTATTATGGTCCATGGTTATGGTGATAGAAAAGAAGTTCTTGAAGGATTGGCATCTGCTCAGTCTCAGTATGGATATGTCGTTTACACTTACAGCGTTAGAGGGCAGGGGAATTCAACAGGTCTGTCTAATCTCATCAGCAGAACCGAAGCTCAGGATTTAATAGAGTTTGTTGATTATGTCAAAAAAGACAAACAAACTACTGGTTCTGATACGAGTAAAGTTCTTATTATGGGTGGTTCTCAAGGCGGTATGCTTCCTTATATGGCTGCATCAATGGGTATGCATGTTAGAGCAATTATCTCAGCTCTTGCTTCACCCGATTTTGCGTCAAGCTGGATTGAAAATGGTTCTATAAAGATGACATTGCTTTGGACTATTGAATACACACCGGATATTGCAAGGTATAATCCGCAGGTTGACAGAATGTCTGAATGGATTTATTCCAAGCAAAAAGATAAATGGGATAGTCTTTCACGATGGTTACCTTTAAATAGGGATTTTTCCGATATCATTGCAAATAATCGAATACCAATAGTTCTGGAGAATTCATGGCAGGATATGTTTTTTAATGCTATTGGAAACATAAATGGAATCCCGATAATGACAGCTCCATCACGTTACTATTTCGGTGCAGTTATGGGTCATGGCGGTGATACATCGTGGGAAGAAGACCAGTGGCACATGAATTTCTTTAATGAATGGTTTTTCTACTGGCTGTTCGGTTATCAAAATAACATTCTGACTCGTCCTAAATTTCATTATGCTTATACCACCTTCCCGGTAAACGGAAACATGTGGTCTTATAAGCATGACAGCTCAAGCGTCTGGCCCCCGCAGAATATTGCTAATTACCGCTTGTATTTCAATGCCAACAAGAAATTGAAAACAACCGTTAACAATAATCAGAATGCAACAAATCCTTTGAAAAACACTATCAAGAATTCGTACACTATGAAGCAGATAGTTAACGATGAATTCGAAGGTACAAGATTTAAAAATAACTTTGTGAAAGATTCAACAATTTATGAATCACCGGTGCTTAAGAATGGTATGAAAATGATAGGTACTCCGACATTGAGACTCGATTATATCTCAAATAAAGTAGTCGCACAGTTTAATTTCCAGATATTTGAAGTTAGTAGCTCGGGTGTGGCAAAGTATATTACCAGCATTAATTTTACTGACAGAAATAATACTGTAAACGTTCGTAAACAAGTTACAATCCCGGGAAATTCGCATGCACATATTTTCCAGCCGGGTAGTAAAATAAGAATCGTTATGACTAACCTCGACCAACGTTGGAATTATCAATTCCTTGGTACGAATCCTTATGTTCTGCCTGTTATGACAAATTTCACTAACAAGATTTATCTAAGTGCAAATTCTTACGTTGATTTTCCAGTAATAGGAAGTGGTTCAATGAATCCGTTTGCACAAATTAATGAAGATGAAGATAAAGTCGCAGAAGTGTTTACTCTCAGGCAAAACTTCCCGAATCCGTTCAACCCGGTAACGAGCATTAGCTTTGTTTTACCGGAAAACTTTTCGGGTAACGTTTCCATTAATGTTTTTGACCTGTCAGGAAGACTCATAAAATCATTATTGAACAGCAATATGAACGGCGGTGATCATTCTATTACTTTCGATGGCTCACAGCTTTCAAGCGGTGTTTATTTCTATACTCTTAATGCTGGGTCATTCTCCGACGTGAAACGTATGATGCTTATTAAATAAATCTGTAATAATAAATTCTGCATTCAGAAAGCGGCTTTCTTGGAAGCCGCTTTTTTATTACAGCTTTCTTTTGAATGGAAAATTCTCTATGTTTAATCTAAATTTAATTAATATACAATTTTGAATATTTTATTATTTATTTTTAGTAACAATAAATAAATTTATCCGATAACATGCGTACATTAAAAATGTTTCCTGCTCTAAACCCGTTTGACGAAGATTATCTTCAGGTCAGCAATATTCATAGAATAAGATATGCGCTCTATGGTAATCCAAAAGGAAATCCTGTATTTTTCATCCATGGCGGTCCCGGTAGCGGCTGTGATGATAATGATGCACGCTGGTTCAACCCGAAAAAGTACTTTATAATTACTCACGACCAGCGTGGTTGCGGAAAAAGCACACCCCTCGGAGAATTAAAAGAGAATTACACTCAGGCTCTAATTGATGATATAGAAAAGCTTCGTAACCATCTGAACATTTTAAAACCCATTTCTATTTTTGCAGGTTCGTGGGGTTCAACTCTTGCTTTATTGTATGCAGAAAAATTTCCAAAAAATATTAAGCAAATGATACTCCGCGGCATTTTTACTTGTACTTACGAAGAACAGGATTATTTCTACAGAGCCGATGGTGCTGCAAGATTTTCTCCCGTAAAGTGGAATAATCTTATTAGATCATTACCAAAGGGTAAAGGTACTTTACAGCAAAGAATTAACCATCTTTTCGAATCATCAGATAAAAAGGGGAGAAAGAAGTGGTGTCGTCTTCTCGCAGATTATGAATACAGTTTCTTCAACGTTTCTGAAGAAGATTTCGAAGAAGCGATGTCCAACTTTGATAAAGTTTATATCGAAATGTGTCTTAACATTTATTATCAGGCAAACAGATTTTTCCTCAAAGACAAAGAGATTCTTAGAAATATAGGTAGAATCAGCGGAATACCTTTAACTATTATACACGGTATGAATGACCTCGTCTGCCTTCCCGTTAATGCTTGGAAACTGCATAAGCTTGTTCCGCATTCTGAATTCCATCTCATTCCCGAAGCTGGACACATGTCATCACATCCGAATATGCAGCTGGCTCTGCTGAATGCCCTCCGTAACTGGAAATAAAATAATTTTAAAACTTTTATATTTGAATTCTATTCCAGTGAAAATCATATAAAATCAGTTCTTTCAGCGTTCGCTCTTTTCTCTATTCTTAAGTCCAAATCAACAACCTCATAATCTCTTCCGCTAAGATATTCTATGATTCCTTCTACTATATCCTTCCTCACCGAAATAATTAAC
The window above is part of the Ignavibacteria bacterium genome. Proteins encoded here:
- a CDS encoding glycosyltransferase family 2 protein, which translates into the protein MTSSEQNIFKNLGDHLNDDSKNKQSIDDKIKEIEERIRGLYENKSSQNSNISRKQIENDLYLKQKLDSFRENLQDSSPEMKSTIKDPVLNVDGTHSLFSQAAGKYSDYSEKEEDLSGTISDIQDRISKLNMLTDSQSLSNKSEEVTADKLSDKERALFTKMFNAFYEESKKIDKKSNEDLLKDKLEHFDEKISSMKEGLSSLSSDEQELKHDSNVKLDETTKVEEKVVLKSDRTQKKVESKQVAPHGPITIRPKQKKEGLFNDINLTEDYELGFRFHELGFKTGFFNVKLDEDDDASRIATAEFFPNTFWSAVKQRSRWVAGIVFQNWKSHKWSGNLVTKYFLFRDRKSVFSFFSAFLSNVVLLYLLFAVLSKIFQWTHVNSLVGHSSVLWLLMISNLIFMISRLSHRFIFTYNWYGFSYAFFSLFRLPVDTIVNFFAIARSFSVYKNTKSKAKVVWDSTTHY
- the wecB gene encoding UDP-N-acetylglucosamine 2-epimerase (non-hydrolyzing), coding for MTNKKNILFILGTRPEIIKLFVLYRELKNSCEFNPILFNSAQQTISEDILSYLDLKFDMSAEEIPNRSADLELFVAHLMQDLNRQFVKGESGLSINDVHGVVVQGDTASAYAGAVWSFLNQIPVFHVEAGLRTFDHLNPFPEEFFRESIGRVSALNFCPTKISYGNLIREGISEDKCFIVGNTINDAIVTLLNEKKIIEYPEKDYILSTLHRRENWDKVKDYSSIINKLLKKDKTRRKIVHLLHPNPAIRKSFSEGLVDGTHELFEIKDPVNDYFAMLGMVRNAHTVISDSGGLQEETLFFNIPCGIMRRVTERPEVLDKNAKLLNFDYDEVANFIDYAEYFKSNVNNEYDYTFGNGDTSKKIFELLKKYYYK
- a CDS encoding T9SS type A sorting domain-containing protein, whose protein sequence is MKKRFSLCLSVFLLMSFLSVAGFSDDRGITEVHYTSLGNGTNNVSFLNPYTNTTQNTWAGVILGKIDDGDISGFYCIDIRNYIGGTTEIYNDSSYSKVSINYILLNYMPYKQHPYSGAHSDVNIEAAAVQCAIWHFSDNVDANTINNSSVKTRTLQIIADAAAHPDFGTPIKNIQIVPVNVIPDPLVPAVLKVKVVNELGVGIPNVTVSLSATTGTLSTSSLVTGPDGFTPTFTVTKNTSFNTKISASSNYIVLSPGTIFIHSLNPDVKQKITLAQAKSGNKIDFCEITWDSTSGGNGGGLESSYDLGELLLQRYMKIRSGQTERMLAQTNFMFAPNYLLQDVIPVNGPFNSFAVETTPFDILGISNATSAFACDYKVNSNRVGAVFATTTNPPDVYNHTKATCDRYSKYELIDLKGVNLNSRDFYMAKLLNPRKNVTDYSITFSVYETVTGFIVDNKWTIQEHQVPSGAINVYNFQAWAGTEFSAKEIVTNIISKLNTLKSVSYVGTQIINPEIYIKKASYDNDGKLRFKFSNSTTVAKTLPFTVTYRPQQGMPEQTTTININIQPEVSEVVVPFGYLSGANITMNCENGFKDAVFVGGGLYAPFAGPNSVISGFENIVNTTPQFPSGTMAFTGGARIYGYTNDVLYIGRSLDATYEGISLTNFNKIRFEAKGTGVLTVQLEAWANNQYYYPYVNINLTSDYSIHEIPLSSFMVNGAPADLNTVSLVLFKQEVLHNPSMTYSDFSVKGAGIIPNTVGISGVETQVKDFELSQNYPNPFNPVTNINVSIPREGFVTLKVYNMLGQEVAVLLNGNMKPVSNFKVTFDGSKLPTGVYVYKLSSTDGTSLIKKMTLIK
- a CDS encoding alpha/beta fold hydrolase, whose translation is MIKVRIIKTACLLLLVFTAFAGPIMGQDLGTKYKQDRYKIPVLPDINKLFGNPNYAPMSVIKQDFILTLRDNALMDASKFYPSQPNPYLPEGYPVVIMVHGYGDRKEVLEGLASAQSQYGYVVYTYSVRGQGNSTGLSNLISRTEAQDLIEFVDYVKKDKQTTGSDTSKVLIMGGSQGGMLPYMAASMGMHVRAIISALASPDFASSWIENGSIKMTLLWTIEYTPDIARYNPQVDRMSEWIYSKQKDKWDSLSRWLPLNRDFSDIIANNRIPIVLENSWQDMFFNAIGNINGIPIMTAPSRYYFGAVMGHGGDTSWEEDQWHMNFFNEWFFYWLFGYQNNILTRPKFHYAYTTFPVNGNMWSYKHDSSSVWPPQNIANYRLYFNANKKLKTTVNNNQNATNPLKNTIKNSYTMKQIVNDEFEGTRFKNNFVKDSTIYESPVLKNGMKMIGTPTLRLDYISNKVVAQFNFQIFEVSSSGVAKYITSINFTDRNNTVNVRKQVTIPGNSHAHIFQPGSKIRIVMTNLDQRWNYQFLGTNPYVLPVMTNFTNKIYLSANSYVDFPVIGSGSMNPFAQINEDEDKVAEVFTLRQNFPNPFNPVTSISFVLPENFSGNVSINVFDLSGRLIKSLLNSNMNGGDHSITFDGSQLSSGVYFYTLNAGSFSDVKRMMLIK
- the pip gene encoding prolyl aminopeptidase — encoded protein: MRTLKMFPALNPFDEDYLQVSNIHRIRYALYGNPKGNPVFFIHGGPGSGCDDNDARWFNPKKYFIITHDQRGCGKSTPLGELKENYTQALIDDIEKLRNHLNILKPISIFAGSWGSTLALLYAEKFPKNIKQMILRGIFTCTYEEQDYFYRADGAARFSPVKWNNLIRSLPKGKGTLQQRINHLFESSDKKGRKKWCRLLADYEYSFFNVSEEDFEEAMSNFDKVYIEMCLNIYYQANRFFLKDKEILRNIGRISGIPLTIIHGMNDLVCLPVNAWKLHKLVPHSEFHLIPEAGHMSSHPNMQLALLNALRNWK